One Intestinimonas butyriciproducens genomic window, AGCCCATTGGAGAGGCGGTGAGCGTGTGGGTCCTGGCGGATTTGGATACCCATAAACTCTTCCGGCTGGGGAATGTGCGGGAGTTTGACGATACCTCCGGCGGCGCGCTCTGCAAGGAGAAACTGCTGCCCAGGCTGAAGGTTCCGGTACCGCTGGTCCCGGCGCAGGCGCGCGCATTGCATTACAGTGATACCGATGTCAACGGCCATGTGAACAATGTCCGATATGCCGATTTTACCTGTGACGCGCTGGAGATGCAGCGCCTGGGCCAGGGGCGGTTCGTCTCTTCGCTCCAGATCGGATATCTGAAAGAGTGCCGGGCGGGGGAGACCATTCGTCTCTCGACGGGCTGCGAAAACGGAACATGGTATGTGCAGGGCGACGGGGAAGAGGGAAAGCCGAGATTTGACGCGGCGCTCACCATGTCCCCTCTTGACAAGCCCTGAAACGGGGCGTAAAATAGGCCAAATATTGTTGACTGCCCAGGAATATTGATGATGAATGAAGGAGTGGAGTCCATGATTAACACTGACGCCGCAGGTAAATTCGCCCGGCAGGGCCTGACCTTCGACGACGTCCTGCTCGTCCCCGCGGAGAGCGACGTCCTGCCCGCCGACATCGACCTGCACACCCAGCTCACCAGGAAGATCCGGCTCAACATCCCGGTCATGAGCGCCGCCATGGATACGGTGACGGAGTACCGTATGGCCATTGCCATTGCCCGTGAGGGCGGGATCGGCATCATCCATAAGAATATGTCCATCGGCGCCCAGGCGGAGCAGGTGGATATGGTCAAGCGCTCTGAGAACGGCGTCATCACCAATCCCTTCTGGCTGGCTCCCGGCCACACCCTGGCCGAAGCCGATGAGCTCATGGCCAAGTACCGGATTTCCGGCGTGCCGATCTGTGACAACGGGAAGCTCATCGGAATCATCACCAACCGCGACATGAAGTTTGAAGTGGATATGGGCCAGCTCATCGACAATGTGATGACCAAGGAGAACCTGGTCACCGCCAAGGAGGGCACCACGCTGGAGGAGGCCAAGGAGATCCTGCGGCGGCATAAGATTGAAAAGCTCCCCATTGTGGACGATGAATTCCACCTTAAGGGGCTCATCACCATCAAGGACATCGAAAAGGCCACGGTGTATCCCAACTCCGCCCGCGATGAAAAGGGACGGCTGCTGGTGGGGGCCGCCATCGGCGTCACTTCGGATGTCCTGGACCGGGTGGCCGCCCTGGTGGACGCCGGTGCGGACGTGCTGGCGCTGGATTCGGCCCACGGCCACTCCCACAATATCATCGAATGTGTAAAGCGCATCAAGGCACTCTATCCGGATGTACAGCTCATTGCCGGCAACGTGGCCACCGCAGCGGGCACACGCGCGCTGATCGAGGCGGGCGCGGACTGCGTGAAGATCGGCATCGGGCCCGGCTCCATCTGTACCACCCGTGTGGTTGCGGGCATCGGCGTGCCCCAGATTACAGCGGTCTATGACGCGGCCTGTGTGGCTGCCGAGTACGGCGTTCCCATCATTGCGGATGGCGGGATCAAGTATTCCGGAGATATTGCCAAAGCGTTGGCGGCGGGCGCCAATGTGGTCATGCTGGGCTCCCTGCTGGCGGGCTGCGAGGAGAGCCCTGGCGATACCGAGGTGTATCAGGGCCGTCAGTTCAAGGTCTACCGCGGTATGGGGTCCCTTGGCGCCATGGCCAAGGGCTCGAAAGACCGTTATTTCCAGGAGGACAACAAAAAGCTGGTCCCCGAGGGCGTGGAAGGCCGGGTGCCCTACAAGGGCGCCGCCGGGGAGACCATCTACCAGATGATGGGCGGCCTCCGGGCCGGTATGGGCTACACCGGATGCAGGGATATCATCGCGCTCCATGAGAAGGCCCAGTTTATCCAGATCACCAGTGCGGGCTTGAAGGAGAGCCATCCCCACGACATCTATATCACGAAGGAAGCGCCCAACTACACGCTCAATCCCCAGTAAGGGCTGGACAAAAAGGATTCCAGGACTCCGGCGGCCCCCAGGCTGCCGGAGTCCTTTTTATGGGCCGGGAGCGGATGCTGTGAGACTTGCGGCTTTGCCCCACACGCATTATAATGGTCAGAGTCAGAAGAGAAAAAGAAAGGGGGGAGAAGGATGCTGCGGCTGCTGCTGGGCCGGGCGGGCGCGGGTAAATCCACCGCCATCCTGCGCCGGATCGCCGCCTCCGGGGGAGCGCGGAGACAGCTTTTGATCGTACCTGAACAGGCGTCCCATGAGACGGAGCGCCGTCTGTGCGCCGTGGCCGGGAACCAGGTGTCCCTCTACGCCGAGGTCCTCTCTTTTACGAGGTTGGGAAGCCGGGTCTTTTCTCAGACGGGGGGGCTGGCCGCCCCGGCGCTGGACCCGGGCGGCCGGTTGCTCCTCATGTGCGCGGCATTGAAATCAGTTTCCGGCAGCCTGACCGTCTATGCCCGTCCCTCCCGGAAACCTGCTTTCCTCACAGGACTGCTGGCCACGCTGGACGAATGCAAGCAGTATCAGGTCTTTCCGGACGACCTGGCCAGGGCGGGCGAGGCGGTGGAGGGTCGGGAGGGGGAAAAGCTCCGGGATCTGGGGCTGATTTTTGGCGCCTATGAGGCGCTTTCCGCGCGGACGGCGGCCGACCCGCGGGACCGCATCACACGGCTGGCCCAGGGTCTGAAGGAATGCGGCTATGCCCGTGGCATGGATATCTATATCGACGGCTTCACGGACTTCACGCCCCAGCAGGGGTTGGTGCTGCGGGCCCTCCTGCGGCAGGCGGAGTCCGTGACGGTCGCCCTCACCTCTGACCGGCTGGACCGGGATACCGGAGCATCCAACATCTTCGCTCCTGCGCGGCGGACGGCGGCCTATCTGAGGCGAATGGCGGGAGAGGAACATGTCCCCGCCGAGGCGGAATATCTGCCCCAGCGCGGGGAAGGCCGGTCGGCGGCGCTTGCCCGGCTGGAGGCCAACCTGTTTGCCGATGTGCCGGCGGCGGCAGCGTCCCTCGCGCCGGAGATCGGGCTGTTTTCCGCCCTGCGGCCCCGCTCGGAAGTGGAGTATGCGGCCTCGGAGGTCCTGCGGCTGGTGCGGGAGGAGGGCTGCCGTTTTCGGGACATCGCCCTGGTGGCGCGGGGATTTGAGCGCTACGCGCCCCTGGTGGAGGAGATCTTTCCCCGGTATGGCATCCCCGTTTTCCTGGATGCAATGACTGATATTTTGCAAAAGCCGGTCTTTGCCGTGGTGACGGGAGCGCTGGACGTGGTGGCGCGGGGCTACAGCTATGACGACGTGTTTCGCTATCTGAAAACAGGCCTTGCGGGGGTGTCCAGAGGCGAGTGTGACGAGCTGGAGAACTATGTGCTGAAGTGGGGGATAAAAGGGAATCGCTGGACGGCAAAAGCCGACTGGGACATGCACCCCAGGGGATATGGCTTCCCCATGACTGGGCCGGACAGGGAATGGATCGCCCGGGTCAACGAAGTGCGCAGAAAGGTTGTCGGCCCGCTGGAGGGGCTCCGGAAAAACAGGGACCGCACGGGGAGAGGACAGGCGATGGCGCTCTATCGCTTCCTGGAATCCATCCGCCTGCCGGAGCAGCTCGCGGAGCGGTCAGAACGGCTGCGCGCGCGGGGAGAGCTCAAGCGGGCGGAGGAATACGGACAGCTTTGGGAGATCCTCTGCGGCGGGCTGGAGCAGTGCGCCGGGCTGCTGGGGGAAGAGCCCATGGAGCTGCAGGAATTTGCCCAACTCTTCAAGCTGGTCCTGTCCCAGTATGACGTGGGTACCATCCCGGTGTCCCTGGACCGGGTAAACGCCGGTGAGGCGGCCCGACTGGGGAACCGGGAGGTGAAAGCACTGTTCTTCCTGGGGGCGGACGATGGGGCTGTGCCCCAGGTGGCGCCAGCGCCGG contains:
- a CDS encoding acyl-[acyl-carrier-protein] thioesterase produces the protein MYYENTYRVGARDVDPFNQCRPSSMMDFLQEAATEAAVELHVSREEMVARYHVFWMLARIWYRLDRPVCWDERVTIRTWHRGSRGASMYRDFDLLMDGKPIGEAVSVWVLADLDTHKLFRLGNVREFDDTSGGALCKEKLLPRLKVPVPLVPAQARALHYSDTDVNGHVNNVRYADFTCDALEMQRLGQGRFVSSLQIGYLKECRAGETIRLSTGCENGTWYVQGDGEEGKPRFDAALTMSPLDKP
- the guaB gene encoding IMP dehydrogenase encodes the protein MINTDAAGKFARQGLTFDDVLLVPAESDVLPADIDLHTQLTRKIRLNIPVMSAAMDTVTEYRMAIAIAREGGIGIIHKNMSIGAQAEQVDMVKRSENGVITNPFWLAPGHTLAEADELMAKYRISGVPICDNGKLIGIITNRDMKFEVDMGQLIDNVMTKENLVTAKEGTTLEEAKEILRRHKIEKLPIVDDEFHLKGLITIKDIEKATVYPNSARDEKGRLLVGAAIGVTSDVLDRVAALVDAGADVLALDSAHGHSHNIIECVKRIKALYPDVQLIAGNVATAAGTRALIEAGADCVKIGIGPGSICTTRVVAGIGVPQITAVYDAACVAAEYGVPIIADGGIKYSGDIAKALAAGANVVMLGSLLAGCEESPGDTEVYQGRQFKVYRGMGSLGAMAKGSKDRYFQEDNKKLVPEGVEGRVPYKGAAGETIYQMMGGLRAGMGYTGCRDIIALHEKAQFIQITSAGLKESHPHDIYITKEAPNYTLNPQ
- a CDS encoding PD-(D/E)XK nuclease family protein codes for the protein MLRLLLGRAGAGKSTAILRRIAASGGARRQLLIVPEQASHETERRLCAVAGNQVSLYAEVLSFTRLGSRVFSQTGGLAAPALDPGGRLLLMCAALKSVSGSLTVYARPSRKPAFLTGLLATLDECKQYQVFPDDLARAGEAVEGREGEKLRDLGLIFGAYEALSARTAADPRDRITRLAQGLKECGYARGMDIYIDGFTDFTPQQGLVLRALLRQAESVTVALTSDRLDRDTGASNIFAPARRTAAYLRRMAGEEHVPAEAEYLPQRGEGRSAALARLEANLFADVPAAAASLAPEIGLFSALRPRSEVEYAASEVLRLVREEGCRFRDIALVARGFERYAPLVEEIFPRYGIPVFLDAMTDILQKPVFAVVTGALDVVARGYSYDDVFRYLKTGLAGVSRGECDELENYVLKWGIKGNRWTAKADWDMHPRGYGFPMTGPDREWIARVNEVRRKVVGPLEGLRKNRDRTGRGQAMALYRFLESIRLPEQLAERSERLRARGELKRAEEYGQLWEILCGGLEQCAGLLGEEPMELQEFAQLFKLVLSQYDVGTIPVSLDRVNAGEAARLGNREVKALFFLGADDGAVPQVAPAPGLFTDDDRSLLSSFGLELSPQLADKLDREMTIVYEACARPSHWLTVSWAAMDPQGEEKRPSFLVSRLRLLFPQNPLLREQDMSGTFRLSAPGPAVELAGRYPQVRRILSGRAEYAPRVRRMEDALHAERGSLSPEAVQRLYGRHVPMSASRMDKYQSCHFSYFMQYGLNAKARRTAGFQAPEYGTFVHYVLEHVLQDPACRVGDGSGGWSYDRERARRLIREIMERYIAEELGGLENKTPRFLYLFQRLVRPVTQVVENVLDELGASQFRPIAFELGFGAKGELPPVELTVDGITVSISGFVDRLDGWVHNGRLYLRVVDYKTGRKSFDLTEVWNGLGLQMLLYLFTLEDQGSALYHREVTPAGVLYLPAREATVQGRRDMDEAERRKRADAELRRRGLILDDPEVVEAMESPGEEGLRFLPLRVSGRTGAITGDALVSAERLGRLKVHTQRILREIARELSAGNIAAAPFWRGPEKNACLYCDYAAACHFEEGRGGDRVRYLPALDGEAFWQAVAAEEMEK